Below is a genomic region from Eupeodes corollae chromosome 1, idEupCoro1.1, whole genome shotgun sequence.
GTTCGGaagacaaatcaaaaaaatattgctcaaaAAAAGCCAGACTAACTTGCTTGTGGCCGAAAACTTTAAATCGAATACGTACGTTAACTTAATAACTATATCAATACATTTGATAAATGTAGCTGGTTTGTACTTAATACCatcacaataaacaaaaaaatcggtGAGTTGAGTCAAATCAAGACCTACCGCGATTATCCTTGGTTGAACTGttgacttgttttttaaatgttcatccCTTAAAGTGTTCAATTTTGGAACGACATCATTAATATTGAGAACATGTAAAATGAAATCACTTTGAGCGTCTTCAATTGTAGGCTTTACTCCTGATTTAATTCTATGTGGTTTAAGCACAGCGTGTAGTAAAAGTGCGATTACGCAGTCTTTTGAATCTAAAATAAAAGGTATATATGTAgtcaataataaaagttttagaatgagaaatatttaatatttttgaatagatattacctttgttaacattttcgttttttattttttcaagaagctGTTTGCTGTGTTTGTCATTAAGTTCCAAAGCGtataacttttcaattttttcaacaaaaatgtgatattGTGATAACAAACAATTTGACTTGTTGGGATATATTTGGTCAAAATCTATATCAATCTGTAAGAACGTGAAACAAAACTTGGAATTTAGCTAGGTTCAATGtggatatacatatatgtatgaacAAACATTAATTGTAAACAttattgttaatgaaaattaatgaaaaaaaaaacttttaaatatatttttttttttaaattgtataagtattaatttattcagtcttcattaaatttaaattggaaattattcaaatctgtatgaacatttcaaaaaattctcttttttttaaggatgagtttaaattttttatggagattgaataaataatgcATAGGACAGAAATGTTAGAACAAGAAATGTTGGATTAGAAAATCAGTACTTATAAATCATTGTTATTGTGCACTAGTATacacaagaaaaaaacagaatatCAACATACCAACGAATATCCTAATTCATCGTTGTAACGCGGCCAATCCTTAAGCAATTCGCCTAATGATTTGTCATTATTCTTCAGAGATTTAATGCGAAGGTTGCTTGTCTTCTTCCAGTTGTCAAGGACAGTTTCCCATGGAGCAACATGATTCGCTAACCAGACAATACATTGGTCTAACTcatctataaataaatatgaaattaaataaatatatagttGGAACActtatatataataatttaaaaaaaaaataccgtcTTCATCACGATTGTCTTTATCAGAGTCGGAAGTATTGCCTTCTTTGTGGGATGTGGACGCAGTACTGCTGGGCTTAGTTCTCTTCACAAACTTAATGCGAATTTTACTATTCGCCCACTTGGAATGAAGTTTTCCAGTTCGATTTTTTGAGCCTTGCTTCCTTGGCATATAATATGTCTCCTAacaattgtttgtttaaatatcaatatgattttttaagatatttaagaaaaaaataggcaTGACTGGATCGCTTTTTTACGAATCCAAAACTTGCCCTCTAAAATACGTTGTttatcgcaagtaaaaaattatacatacCTTTTTCTCCGTTGGAAAAAGTCTAACAATACTTTCTGAAATTTGTTgcattaatttgtaatttaagaCAACTCTCTTGTTTAGGCACTCGTCTACTATGCATTGGACCAAGtccttttgacatttattatccaagatgttatttttcttgtaaaactCAATTATGATCTGCCCCTTTATCGTTTTTTGTAACAcactttcgatattcagtacaTCTATGAGATTCAGTGTTTCAGAAGAAGAAGTTAAGGGTGATGAAGACTGGTTTAAATTATCCAGCCAACTTGTAACAGATTTGGACATTGAGAGTGTGTCTCGATCAACTAAACTTGGTCCTGACAACGGTTTGCCCTTAAAaccagataaaaacaaaaatattgtcaaaaatgaataaaactttcgaataaaaaaataatatttttgttagatCGCACCACCACACCCCTCAGAAAGTAaagctattttcataaaaaaaaaagtattgataaaatggaaacttttaatacttaccTGTGAAATGCGCCAATTTAACAATCcgtctttaaacaaaatatattcccGAAAATCTAAATTAACCTTTGAAAAAAGTACTTCAATATCATGACGCTCCATTTTGCAGAGTATATTTTGATCGACTCCTTGCGCATGAAGCAGTGCAATCGAATTTTCACATAGACCCCATTAAGAAAGAAGGCCTTCGATTGCACTATCGCCAGttgtataaacaaattgatATATCATATTTTCTTCATTGTTTTCCGACATTTTTAGTCACTTacgttatttaataaaacttcaaCACTTCActggaaaaagaataaaaacacaatGCGTCTACTGAACGAGTATAAGATGcaacaaaactaacaaaaacaatgaaattgtcTTATAAAAAACGGAGTCACAACTTAAATTAATGTGGACATCTGCTTAAAATAGAGAGTCACCACttcatttaatgaaaaatcCGTTAGTTTGTCTACCGTACCTACATACACATGAACATGCACACTGTTGCAAAGACAAAACCAAAAGCAACCAAAAATTCTGTTTTAAGATGTTCGCTTTAGTTTAAAATGATTCTCTTCTTAAATTCATAGGTAGATGGGTTGATtggaactgtttttttttgttgttgcaaaGATCCTCTTGCACGGTAGCATGGAACGTTTTTATCACTGCATGTATGTATAAGTGGTGACTTTTGTTTAAGGagatgttcaatttaatttaaaatgatgcaccttttcaagaaaattttattgaatcaaTAAGTTAACACATAGAATTATTGAGAAGTCAGTTAATTTTAAGCGGAAAAAGTATGGTTTGTTTTAGCAGAAAATTCTCTTGAGAATGAAATGATGAACTTAATTGAATCTAAGAGCGTTTAAACGGAATCTATTTATTTCGATATGAAGTCCAGTTGTGTTAAGTAGATTGGTATTAAGATTACCATCACCTTATTTTAAAGTGGCTGATTTTTCTCCGTGGATGTGGACTATCGGTAGGATCACTTGCTGGATTAGTGTCAACGAACTGATTATATCCGGGTTTGGCTGTAGGGTATGCTAAATTGATGCCTCTACTTTTTGTAGGAACGTTGGTTCAGCAGGTGGATTCGGCTTGAAGTTTCCTTCGAAGTATCTATTTGGCGAACGCTTCCACTTTGTTCTGGGTTGAGGTTGCTTCAATGGTGTTGCTGATGACGGAAACGGGAATTTGTGGCTgttcgtttttatatttaaatagcaATTTGATTATAAACGCTAACTTATGAGTTAGACCATAAAGTCTCTAAAAATAAACTACGAGTATACAAAAATCTTTCAGATCAATGTTTTGCTCAGTGTTAGTTATTTACATCACCTCAACATTTagtcatataaataaaataaaccatcTCAAAACCAGTGACGTGCGGCAGTCCATTTGACTGGGTAGacacaaattttgattcattatttcgcattgtaataatgaattaatagtTATCTTATCTTCTATAGGTACcattgaaaattttacatttgtatcttttgagaaatactcaaaaatatcatcatttcctgaaaaatccattttacaaatatgtattgATTTACGCAATACAGGTTGgcaatctcaaaaatttacaaccTTAACTTGTCCTGTCAGAgttcaatatcaaaatgaaatgaaaataatttaattcacatgTAAGACGCAACGTCTTCCGACAGAGCTCAATATCGATAAttcgatttattttcaaaaacaaaccgatagatttttttaaattcttgctaaaatttgtgttcttagtttagcttctttcaatataaaaatatataaaggctatcccatcccagctaaaaccgttattttgtttttaagttttctcaagaactaaactttttttttctgccaaaaatatcattggtttttatttttaatttaaaaacaaatattatttttttcgaaatttgatttcttgaaaatgggttatcattttttacaaaattgaaatgccagtcgtctaataataagttcaaaattatattccaaaaatatttttaaactaaaattcaataactattttcaaacgaaagtttaaaaaaattgtattttttcttgagaaatcaaatggcatttacatttttgaaaacaattttttttgcaggtacattttaatttaatacaggaaatagttttagacagacatttttgaatacatgagcaagttcatgcgaaccagtcgtgcatttttttttttgtttgttagtttTCAGTTATGCCCTagtattattttggatttgattgtttgttttcaatatcaaaagatattttcaagttgtcttaaaacaaagataaaaggtttgttgatgtactaaaattgtattacgattccaataactatttcttgaagaactcgtcctttgcaataaaaacatcctaaagtcatttgatatTACCAACACTATCCCAATCTTTGCTTTTTCGTTTCTAACAagcaagatttaatttaagaaatgttacattaacatcttgaagtatatgatatgaagccttaaataattaatttttttttctattttttattgaaataatgtaatttaaaaatatgtagaataattaagaaaaagttaatttttgaaatctacttcacttttttcctaaaatctacttccacttttttttgagaagtggtaacaCTTGCCTGCTGCCGCTGCCGCTGCGTGCTGCGTTGATCACATTCACTGTGCTGCTCCTCCTGACTGACACTCGTTCTCTTcatgaaaaattcgaattaagaatttactttcaaaacaaacaagcgATTAGACAGATTCAATTATGTCTACTAGCTTCCatacaaaatcagtttttgggAATGATAAGCTAACCTTTTTCCCTTCATATAACTTTAAAGGGAAACAAAGACACTGTCTTCGTCTTTACTCGTGTCGTGCCATTCGTACTTTCGGTATTCGGTGTTCGTTCGGGAGGTTAGTTAATAGAAGTCAGTCATATATGTAGAGCCAAGCTATCCATCATAGCATAGCATGATGTTGGTATATGTGAGGTAGTGATAAATAAAAGTAGAAATAGGTGTGAATGTAGATTGTAGATACACATATAAATGGGTTAGACAAAAAATGACAAGAAGTAGGTACTATGGGAtaggaaatattattcttaatgaaatcaaaataggAATTAGTATAATTaggtacaaatttttgttttttttccatgcatatcatttttaaagttatgtatTTAGGTACTGTAGAGAGTAAAGTATTGTTTCAAATCTGAAGGGTAGACACTGTCTAAAACGTCTTATTGACGCACCGTCACTGCTCAAAACTCAAATTCGTCAGAGCAGATCTCATTTAACCAATAATCGTCAACTTTATGTACAAAGAATTCACTCTTGATATATTTTCTTCTCCGAACACATACTTGTCCCAATTGATAAAGTAATAATTGCTTTTTAAGTTCTGATCACAgttaaaaaactgtaaacattacTTTTTCACTATCGACAAACCTCTATAAAACATGTTAATTGAAGATTGAACACGATTTTAAAAACTGTGCATAAACATTAAAGCTATTTCAATCAAATGCATACACGTGTTTGTGGTGCATTTATTACCAAAGTGTATTGGCACAAAGCTAAGTTCCCAGCCGTTTAACGAGTTCCTAACCTACAGTACAAAAATGAATGTTGTTGTATACAATTTTCTGATTATTAATTGAACAACCATGGTGAAAGCTTATTTCTTGGCtgattaaaattcaatataatgccttatttttataaatttaaaattcaagtcAAATACTGTACcgtaataaattattaaattgatcATGAAACATGTTTCCTTGTCCTACTCTCTATACCGTAAATGAAATAGATTTTATAAGTTCACTGACTTATCTGTCATACcggtttctttttgtttcaaaaccGGCATTTgatcaaaagtttttgtttacttttttttttgttgttttgaaaagggTTGTTGACTTAATCTGCGAAGGCAAACTGTCATCCATTTCAGGTGAGCTTTTTGTCTATTttctgaagaagaaaaaaacatccacATTTCTAATTAAATGATGTGcctacaaaaatgtttactttttaaatattaagtttgCAAAAACTTTGAGAGCtttcattttgtgataaaaaaaatgtatagttatatttaaacaattgtGTGAATGTACGTTGTACATGTGTAGATAGCACCACTTTCCTACAAAAaagtgaatttgaattttatcagTGTTTGTACAGACagtttttttccataaaatctatttttaaatatgtacatatgtacatacataatacatatttacaaaCGTATGTATATGAAGAGACATATGTATAGTCAAATAAAATAtaggttttattctttttggtttttattatctcaaaattgcattgaaaattttctttgcGGAAAAAAGTGATATACAGTGAGTGCCATTGATAttcgtgtttttttgtttctttccataaaaacactttacttttcactttaaactttaaaaaagtttaaaaccagtttttctttaaaatattttatatttaacaatttcaatatacAGTACATAACGCTTATAAGAAACTCAAAATTTGcacaatatttgtttcttttaaccGAATTTTTCTTATATCCTTACAACGGATATAAGAAACAAGTTCCTTATACGGATATAAGAAACAAGTTTCTTATACGGATATAAGAAACAAGTTTCTTATACGGATATACTCTGGAATGCCAAACATTTATCCTAGGCTAAATAATTGACTCAATTCAAACACGGTCTTAAAATTTATtagtatataaattaattttattaaacgaaaaaacacaaaaataaaacaattaagtcTATATGTCGCACCTCCGGTGCAATAATGACGttaatgcaattttcttaaatgttcagGAATCACGGTTAAAGTTTGCTTGCTTATTGAAAATACTATATCGCCCTAAATTAGGCCTACAGAATCGACTTCAAGAGTCCTAAAAATAGCTGACTATCCAGTGAGTTAGAGTTCATATTCTTACCTTTTATATCTTTCacctgtttcttttttgagctTGTGAAGGGTTTGAACTATTGTGGAGCGCAAGGTACATTACGACTTTGTTGCtccgaaaaattgtatattttaaacttatgtgtcaaacaaaaaagtggtctcTTTTGGGCACTTCCAAAGATACAATCACGTCAATTTTACCACGGATAAAACATTTGGGACATTATGGCGTTCTTAactcaatttcagaaaaaattgcaattgcgTCGATATTGCACCGGAGGTGCGATGTATCTacctaacttttcaaaatagataatcaTCCATTGTTGTTTGAATCACGTCTTCCTTGCGCTTCTTGACAAGAATATCTTCGATGGTATGTATGATGTCATCATCACCAtctaaatatcatttcaaaacgaAAAAGCACGCAGGGCTTCATTTCTTGTTGGTTTTGGCAATGGTATTTGGACGGTATCGTCCATCTCCCCAAAGCAATTTTCATTTTCCTCACCATCAAAATTTTCACCGAAGTTAAATAACTGTGGTTATGGTTCATTGCGctctatttaattttgaattgaaaactcATGTCATAATCCAATTTAGATGATGTAACAAAACATTGTGCATACCTTGGTCTTCTTCggtacttttaaaaattccagaCTTTTTATAGCAATTTTGTATAGTTTGCGGGGTAACAAGCCACCAAGATCGTTTTACAATCTTCAAAGCATTCAGTAAATTAATTTCTCGTAAGAAACTTTTCATATCACCGAGTTCTAGAGCAAGAATTTGCTTCCTAAGCAAACACTTTCGGTAATGTGATTTGAATGAGTGAATGATCCCTATTGCAGGTGTGCAGGtatgacaaacaaaataatttgttaaaaataattatgtgcATAAATGACatttgcatagttttttttttaatttttcatgtttttttttaaattttgtgatttgTTTGCAAGTTTCTTATATCCAACCAACTttgcatgaaaaataaaagtttgtgtttgagaaatgtttcttttatcaGTGTATTTCTTATAAACGTGTTTCTTATAAACATACAATTCAACATTAAAATATATGGGAAAGTTCACGGTGCTTTTGTTGAAGTTTCTTCTAAACGAGGTTTTCTTATAAGCGTGTTTCTTATAAGCGATAAATactgtatatacattttttagttaaaatagcaaattaacaaaataaaataaataaacaatacgaCAATTCAAAAAGTacacttcattaatattcgttttttatatatttttatattaactttttaattaatctttcttaccattgattttaatattttgtacgtCGCTTgggcatattttttataattgtttgaagGTATTCATGTCTATTTTGCATCATTCTTCTTGAAGCCATTGCTTTAGTGCACTTATTGAAGAGCCAAGATTTTCGCGAGATCCGTGGTCCAATTCATTCCACAAATTATCGATTGGGTTAAGGTCAGGAAATTGTGGAAGTGTTTGAATAACTTTTGGACAGTTGTACAGAAGCTATTCCCTTACAACATACGCGTTGTGcttcgggtcgttgtcctggcaaaattttaaattccttaaaatggccattttctcagcactttgttttaagttttctcttaGAAACCTCAAATAGTATTCCTTTTTCAATATACCGTCGATGAAAACTAAATTTACCATGCCTCTTGCCGAAATTCACCCCAAACCATGATGTGCCCGCTTGCATGCTTCACTGTTTGCTTTGAGTTCCTGCTTTAAAGCTCTTCATTTGGCTTAACCATAACTCTTCCATTCGATCCAAAGAGGTTGAACTGACTCTCGTCAGCAAATTTGCATCCTTATTTATGTGTTACCTCGCAAATTTGATTCGAATTTGCCTGTTGCGCATATTGGTAATTGGCTTTTTTCGGCACACGACCATTTTCTTTATGGTTCGGCGTACCGTTGAtgcagatattttctttttgcattccaATAACACTTTTCCCACAATTTTCGGTGCACTTAAACGaggatttgctttaatttttcttactgTAAGGCGTTCTTCTTtctttgttaacttttttggttGACTCATCTTCTTCTTTGGTTCGATCCTTCCTTCTCTCCGAAAGTGTTTGGCTTCATGTCTAAaatatcagcaaagtttttttgtatgttttaccTTTTCATCAAGGTCTGCATTTTTTCCTTTGCGCCCTAAatcgcttaaaaaaaaaaaacttctagccaacattttattttaacggtactcttgaatagacaaactgttaatcgaagcaaatgtcaaactcagcaatgaaaacaaaaaaacaaatattaatgaaacgcttacatgtgtcctttttttctttgtttatcgTATATCTTAATGCAGTTAAGtgattgcaaaattttgtttgataaaatatttaggaaataatatactaatttataaaataaccaaataattAACATACCTAGTCCAGCCATAAGTTCTGTTACATTTTAAGAGcgcaatgaaaaaaaatctagtacattttatatcattaaatttattttttaattagttcacaatattagttttaagaaaaaaaaagttttactcaAAATGGCCGCCTTTAGCCTTAATGCAGGCTTTCAAACGTTGTGGCCATTGGTCTATAGCGGCACGCTCTGTGTCGTTGGGTATCGATGACGCTGCTGTTAACAAAGCAGCTTTTAGGCTATCCAAATTTCGATGGGGAGTCTTACAGGCCATGTTCTCCAGTTCGGACCACAAACTGTAATCCAATGGATTCAAATCTGGACTCCCTGATGACCAATCTGCAGCTGCAATAAAATCCGGGATATTTGTTCTAAGCCACTCTTGTGTCGTTTTTGCCTTGTGTGCTGGAGCAGAGTCTTGTTGGAAGATCCATCTTTCAACGTTGAAGAGAGTATTTGTTAATCTCTAAACAACACCCTCGAGAACATTCTCCTGATACACTTTTGCACCGGTTTTCACGCCTTTTTCACAAAAGTGCAGTGATGTGACATCTTTATGGGAAACCCCCTACCAAACCATTACTGAAGCGGGGTGGTGTCCACGCTGAACCCTTGGAACAACTTTTTTGGCTTCTTTGGATGACGTCGCATAAAtcttatcattttgtttattataaacttCTTCTATTGTGAAGATTTTTTCATCCGTAAACAAGATATTTGTATGGCCATTCACCGCGTGCCACTGCAAAAGCTTTTTGCTTCTTTTAagtctaatttttttaagacttggaGTTAAAAGATGTCCTGTTGCTCGACGATATGCTTTCATGTGAAGATCATCTCGGATCAGCCTTGACATGGATCTGTCGGATATATCCAATTCTCTGGACATGATCTTCTGCTTCCGAAGAGGATTCCTACGAATTCGTTCAAGCACAGCTTTTACTTTTGCGCTCGTTCGAGCGACGCGTGAACGACTACTTCTTGGTCTGTCCTCTACTCTTGACAGTTCATCAAAACGTTTTATAGAGTGATACACAAACATTCGCGATAAACcaagtgtttttaaaagttcgaaaatttgatttgaattttttccacATTTATGTGATGCGATTATCGCGACTAGATTTTCTTTAAGGCCCCACTCCATGACTTCCGATCAAAAGCTGAAACCAAACAAGCTTccattttaacttataagatcAAGTATATGCACAACGTATTAAGAATTACTTACTAGTGGTATAAGTTGTTACAAGTGATATAAGTTGTTGCTAGTGATATAAGTTGTCAATTACGAATATTTTAGCTACGATCATAAAGGGTGGTTTTTTAGCAactatctttttggcaacactggtttaaatagctgacgcacgtttcgtgttttgtttcactgtcaaacatcttcagtttggtctataatttaaccataaattgtcttacaaacgaacaacgcttgcaaattattgaattttattatgaaaatgcgtgctctgttaagaaagttcatcgcgcgcttttTACCGAAAagttgtgttcagcgacgaagttgatttttggctcaataggtacgtaaataagcagaattgtcgattttgaatatcagccagaagcattgcaagagctaccaatgcgtCCAGAAAAAGCAACAGATTGGTAtagtttatgggctggtggcatcattggaccgtacttcttcaaagatgatgcgaatcgtaaagTAAATGTGAATGGAGTGCGCTACCGTAAGATGatatccaaatttttttttgtccgaaatgcaagagcttgacttgcatgacatgtggtttgaACAAAACGGTGCCACCTgtcacagcacgcgcaacaatagACTTTTTGAGAGGCGAGTTCAGTGAACATTTAATTTCACGTTCGGGGCCGGTCTATTATTcgcgcctagatcgtgcgatttaacgcccttagactattttttgtggggctatgttaaagctcatgtcattgaaagacaacattgaagcatttatttgtgGGATACTGGCCGAAtagttggaaagagtatgccaatattggactaagcggatggaccgtTAGAAGCGCAgtaaaggtcaacatttgcatgaaataatcttgaaacattaaattatatggaccgtactatcgattcaaataaagatgttatgcatttttctgaattttgtgtgtatttattggaaaaaaaaactttcctaaaagcttttaaaaaatcttcttttattaaataaaataaaattacttaaaaagaaCCTAATCAAACATATGGTGCTTCCCCTTGCATTTCCTTCTAAAGCAATAAGAAAGTTCTTAATTCAATTCTTGTTATGTCATCCTCAATAACAGCATTCCAATTTTGAGAGGAATGACAACACTGACTTTAGAATGACtaccaataatttattttttggcttCCCTATTTACATGTCACCTAATGCTTATGTCATTGAggctttttatgttttataaataaaaattcttgatGTTTTGGTATACCATTCCCTTAACGTAAGTTAAGGAAAAAAGTTATCGGGGTGTTAAgttgaaaaatgaatgaaaaaaagcttaaaatgcgTTTGGCAAGCAAAAGACTGAAAGCAAAATGGCTTAGACACACATCTTTGTAATCATGGGATTTGACGTGTCACTCATGTGGTTATCATTTCGACCTCAAGATCGAAAACATTACCTTTTTTGAACGCTTACGGCTAAAAACAAACCCGCCACAAGGTAAGATTTAATATAATAGTGATTTTGGTTATCGCTCCATTCCAAAAATTTGCCGCCGGATCTAGGTCtaataggtacatacataatatgtgCGGTAAACCAtaaattttatgcaaatgtgtactaaattttgaatttttggaattataaacaactttttaaagcTACCATATTAATTATGACTTTTGCTACACATTTCTTAAAGGTTAAAGCTTGGGGCCTGAAGTTGAAGTTGCTAAATATGAACTAAGTTAAGGTTAAAATTAGTAATTGGGGTAAAAAACAGTTTCAGATTTTGagactttttaacttcccataggaagttattgtaatcggtccaatttgaggaattaaaaatgttatctaaaatctaaatagaggactttttagatagatgtctttgtgtgcgtgtgtatgtatgttcgtacgtttgtatacaaaattatataaaggttaaaaataaaaaaaaaaaaaacattaccttacttttttttaataaatcaaaaatataaaaaaaaattgccacatcgaatattttatgaacaaaaaatgattttacccCAAAAAAAgtaatgcaacaaaaaataacgtttgttaaaaatggtgaaattttgacaaaaaacgaCTTGAcacttttgtttacaaatacaattaaaaaattgatccaaaattatttttgaatcaaatatcttttcaaaatttcagcagcttttcttacaaaaaagaaaaacctaaacaTATATTACTGAAACTTcctaaacaattattttcgactcaaacatcttttcaaaaattaaatacaaaatattgtttttgacattcagtaattcttttataaaaaatcaagccctcactttttgcaaacaaatacctttctaaaaaaatattatgcaaaATTATTGATATTCGATTTTCGTGAttgtttgacttcaaaatgatttcattatttatgctaaattttatataaaaacaatccaattcaatttattttcgaatatAAACCCgtcaacaaaaatagattttaaaatcaaattacttcattatatttaaaatattgttgttaattttttagaataattcaactgacagctTTTTAAACCAAACACGAAACgtacaaaaaactgataaaaaaataattttcgactcatgtattaggagaacaaagaaatattttgactttaaattttttatctcacacaaaatattattatgaatattttaaaataatatattgttattatattttatttttaaaaggcaTAAACGATtagaagttattagtgtgggttgcatcccagtcTCTCTTTAATAGTTACAtaagttcgaaaaaaataaaaacgtatgcagatattttcttttaata
It encodes:
- the LOC129942428 gene encoding uncharacterized protein LOC129942428, yielding MERHDIEVLFSKVNLDFREYILFKDGLLNWRISQGKPLSGPSLVDRDTLSMSKSVTSWLDNLNQSSSPLTSSSETLNLIDVLNIESVLQKTIKGQIIIEFYKKNNILDNKCQKDLVQCIVDECLNKRVVLNYKLMQQISESIVRLFPTEKKETYYMPRKQGSKNRTGKLHSKWANSKIRIKFVKRTKPSSTASTSHKEGNTSDSDKDNRDEDDELDQCIVWLANHVAPWETVLDNWKKTSNLRIKSLKNNDKSLGELLKDWPRYNDELGYSLIDIDFDQIYPNKSNCLLSQYHIFVEKIEKLYALELNDKHSKQLLEKIKNENVNKDSKDCVIALLLHAVLKPHRIKSGVKPTIEDAQSDFILHVLNINDVVPKLNTLRDEHLKNKSTVQPRIIAVGLDLTQLTDFFVYCDGIKYKPATFIKCIDIVIKLTYVFDLKFSATSKLVWLFLSNIFLICLPNNFLKLQISLTALKIKNKNV